A window of the Henningerozyma blattae CBS 6284 chromosome 10, complete genome genome harbors these coding sequences:
- the AIM21 gene encoding Aim21p (similar to Saccharomyces cerevisiae YIR003W; ancestral locus Anc_7.156), protein MSSEQDGTPLNQSNTLPIPDELKTPAPTPNDGIDSVPVIPTSRPHKRQTLASIPVSEAKSGDNVEPHPSLPKGRPVNRSKTSADLEPEQQRNRSLSPKLPATRPAKKMSTKDLDILVDNDSQKLKETNIQRKQTGDISPETEPIVPSRPKHAITEVEPILAKEPVVPQRPKQTVSETEPTSIPERTIPRRPKTTSDSNTMDPDTNIEIETPHIPSRPSRESTTVVSEIERQIPIEEKAAQSELHNQIKEPYIPQRPKRENTSVISTEELEESVAEKVQEPVIPTRPKSPVKLNTPESGFQKLNKTVNESSGSTHQISENVNPMEGNLIIEQLKGKLTKMQKPASDVENTIEDKPTEDDLIISALKSKLTKHEKHEDTTKPENVGREKLETNESLDEQIAIDQLKNELVETEMPNMEENIEKNVSEKVEAANSTKENSTDEDLTPKLTEFQKAEVQNEMSIPENEEANLETDKISNESKSTIGDSIPDVPSRPSHRFTQSKNSELDNGLEIDVKKESQPKASASSEELEVKLEEKNKDDGVESPKAVKREELKDEPKVIEISKLEPKEEVVTESTLKAENVGEEIPTTTNRLEPKSDKSEVVKPKKKGPPPPPKKPSSKIAALHEMLKRKTLQEIDDTDEKPAINEISNEVAPDRKEASRSPVNKFTGAKAQFANNLNGLFALPGMTPQNLPPALSKKLAPASENAGTSIATQDESPKTDSTVTLTKRRAKGPRGRKLPTNVAQIEKVVVENNTNEIQVFSTWKVTWPRSKSEPTTIEPSNIEEATEQITIAKPLAVKNPPLEASIEDESLASTNIEKTSNSIDNSKQEPYAKSDLSEKIQEDEVEISKHNIEDEQFTIIDNQTMNPTAKKPILNEKFETANNNKTQVDDDQVAGEKDNVTNDLTSRLQKVISQAEEARDSLISEENLSVLDAVDSRDQQGIAERFESELEKTVEKQMEAEFMKSDQNLENLLNEMEDHL, encoded by the coding sequence ATGTCATCTGAACAAGACGGCACACCATTAAATCAATCAAATACATTGCCAATACCAGATGAGCTAAAAACTCCGGCACCTACCCCTAATGATGGTATAGATTCAGTCCCAGTCATACCTACAAGTCGTCCACATAAGAGACAAACGCTAGCTTCTATACCAGTATCAGAAGCTAAATCGGGAGATAATGTGGAACCACATCCATCTTTACCAAAAGGCAGGCCTGTTAATAGATCCAAAACCTCAGCAGATTTAGAGCCAGAGCAACAAAGAAATCGTTCATTATCTCCAAAACTACCAGCTACTAGGCcagcaaaaaaaatgtctACTAAAGACTTGGATATTTTAGTCGATAACGATAGTCAGAAATTAAAGGaaacaaatattcaaaGGAAACAGACAGGCGATATTAGCCCAGAAACCGAACCAATTGTACCCAGTAGGCCTAAGCACGCAATAACAGAAGTGGAACCAATTCTAGCTAAAGAGCCAGTTGTTCCTCAAAGGCCTAAGCAAACAGTTTCAGAAACTGAGCCAACTTCTATTCCTGAGCGTACTATTCCTAGAAGACCAAAGACAACTTCAGATTCGAACACTATGGATCCTGAcacaaatattgaaatagaAACTCCACATATTCCATCAAGACCCTCAAGGGAATCAACAACTGTAGTTTCTGAAATAGAACGCCAAATACCAATCGAAGAAAAAGCAGCTCAATCTGAATTACATAACCAAATTAAAGAACCCTATATTCCTCAGAGACcaaaaagagaaaatacATCAGTTATTTCCACTGAAGAACTAGAAGAGTCAGTTGCAGAAAAAGTTCAGGAACCAGTTATCCCTACGAGACCAAAAAGTCCAGTTAAACTTAATACACCAGAATCAGGGTTCcagaaattgaataaaacaGTTAATGAATCATCTGGTTCTACACATCAAATATCAGAAAACGTTAATCCAATGGAAGGTAACTTAATAATTGAACAGTTAAAAGGTAAGTTAACGAAAATGCAAAAGCCAGCCTCAGATGTTGAAAATACTATAGAAGATAAGCCAACTGAAGACGACCTAATTATAAGCGCTTTGAAATCTAAGTTAACTAAGCATGAAAAGCATGAGGATACAACAAAGCCTGAAAATGTAGGACGTGAAAAATTAGAGACAAACGAATCGCTGGATGAACAAATTGCAATTGACCAGTTGAAAAATGAACTAGTAGAAACAGAAATGCCTAATATGGAAgagaatattgaaaaaaatgtgTCTGAGAAAGTTGAAGCGGCAAATTCTACCAAGGAAAATTCTACTGATGAAGACTTGACCCCCAAGTTAACAGAATTTCAAAAGGCAGAAGTTCAGAATGAGATGTCAATTCCAGAGAATGAAGAAGCAAATCTTGAAACAGATAAGATATCAAATGAATCTAAAAGTACTATTGGAGATAGTATCCCCGATGTACCATCTAGACCATCCCATCGTTTTACCCAGTCAAAAAACTCTGAATTAGATAACGGTTTAGAAATTGACGTGAAGAAAGAATCTCAACCAAAGGCAAGTGCAAGTTCAGAAGAGTTAGAAGTAAAACTtgaggaaaaaaataaggatGACGGAGTAGAATCGCCAAAAGCTGTAAAAAGGGAGGAACTTAAAGACGAGCCAAAAGTCATCGAAATTTCGAAACTAGAACCAAAGGAAGAAGTAGTAACAGAATCTACCCTAAAGGCAGAAAATGTAGGTGAAGAAATTCCAACTACAACTAATAGGCTAGAACCTAAATCTGATAAGTCTGAAGTTGTGAAACCAAAGAAGAAAGGTCCTCCACCACCACCAAAAAAGCCATCATCAAAGATTGCTGCCTTACATGAAATGCTAAAGAGAAAGACATTGCAAGAAATTGATGACACTGACGAAAAGCCTGCTATTAATGAGATAAGTAATGAAGTGGCACCTGATCGTAAAGAAGCTAGTAGGTCACCGgttaataaatttactGGCGCAAAAGCTCAATttgcaaataatttaaacgGTCTATTTGCCCTTCCAGGTATGACTCCTCAAAACTTGCCACCAGCATTAAGCAAAAAATTAGCGCCTGCATCTGAAAATGCTGGCACTTCAATCGCTACACAAGATGAATCACCTAAAACTGACTCAACAGTTACATTGACTAAGCGTAGAGCCAAAGGGCCACGTGGTCGTAAACTACCAACTAATGTGGCACAAATTGAGAAAGTTGTCgttgaaaataatacaaatgaaATTCAAGTGTTTTCTACTTGGAAAGTTACTTGGCCAAGAAGTAAGTCAGAGCCTACAACAATTGAGCCTTCTAATATAGAGGAAGCTACTGAACAGATTACTATTGCTAAGCCCTTAGCGGTTAAAAATCCTCCATTAGAAGCTTctattgaagatgaatCGTTGGCTTCAactaatattgaaaaaacttCGAATTCTATTGATAACTCAAAACAAGAACCATATGCAAAAAGTGATTTGTCTGAAAAAATTCAGGAAGATGAAGTTGAAATTTCGAAGcataatattgaagatgaacAATTTACCATCATCGATAACCAGACTATGAATCCTACAGCAAAAAAACCTATTTTAAATGAGAAATTTGAGActgcaaataataataaaacacaAGTAGATGATGATCAAGTTGCTGGGGAGAAGGATAATGTAACAAACGATTTAACAAGTAGATTACAAAAAGTTATAAGTCAAGCGGAAGAAGCTAGAGATTCATTGATATCAGAAGAGAATCTTTCAGTATTGGATGCGGTCGATTCCAGAGATCAACAAGGTATTGCAGAAAGATTTGAAagtgaattagaaaaaacaGTTGAAAAGCAAATGGAAGCTGAGTTTATGAAAAGTGATCAAAACCTAGAAAATTTACTCAATGAAATGGAGGATCATT
- the TBLA0J01890 gene encoding uncharacterized protein, producing the protein MFGRKFSFRKKSKNSSNDEIKNNDVNPREPRHSIFRRRSKTSSKDEKISSDSITKPNPRATSNSSSFVPPSTRAVSLNGQQIIPPIIEGPPALDGQPTYYIPAHTASISGLTNSATGITPITYVCSTPIQTRNSSIQYNPNRGSWGYPSSVIGDFHFDPRRKSEAYEPRRRSNFLANQYDRDRRNIILSCFSKPNSKTFEAPNKYITHVRITEDPNYPNIRPPHDLGVEYRKNRIIIISTKPYDKKIVEVHKAKEIQSGVFRIGRTWKLAELTSIEKDVDSENRFICRLSKNYHWQTNSSRERTIFVKSLVNIYMQAFDGHVPELINWDLSTFYLDERTYQKALIKGGSDSNYSSTNSTIQPSKNSSPIMKKTTPLIIKKNSPRATPSIMHSVNESSNLKNPIPSAYIPNSNSSSSGSNYIKHLQDSESPTDTNQHDSLSSYSFLPSATTTTTNEAQINRSRIPSSIDPLLTNSVENTVLENDDGDDGDENDARNLDIPRYTAKVASQKEITGYRSLGLIDKTSKQKENDKKLDTFKEAIELEECKKKLATLKLMQKQEELEIARKTKQIEMMAKRKKQNDPKDKKSLEEEFIAQQKLRIQEKKFEEELKKYQEQINKKKLTNLKRIDRIKKKEANIEKDRKLAKLGKEKPQKHEETKLKEKKLTYNAQQERKKKEELLKQQIEIERLKLEKQNVIEKQLIEAEKRIELGNIKKANISPDIYYDVYEKPESLIGNEDFSNEEQSINNTDGMEYIPGGQSEERDALRDYRSVGTSDCDDEDETTEENYVSPTNTLPASSLGRSPSVQKRKSKSIDTNSIPLSHVNTAEYLLNGEVVESKKSFHNLRSIDNSISSTKNGRKYDEEIAEGDPYNKDNDYFSTSRRYGTNKEYLYDLKTDGKPCKLGDTRHPQSTAANDINMLMKQDLSPDPSISDVNEEVMNQLANDLNNNDKSSSVLLSRALFQQAKNEHSKSNTSMSTLKDLQATFRKKQSQRA; encoded by the coding sequence atgttTGGACGAAAATTTAGTTTCAGAAAAAAATCCAAGAATTCATCcaatgatgaaattaaaaataatgatgtaAATCCAAGAGAACCTAGACATAGTATttttagaagaagaagtaaAACCTCGTCTAAAGATGAAAAGATATCGAGCGATTCGATAACAAAGCCTAATCCACGAGCCACCTCTAATTCAAGTTCGTTTGTTCCACCAAGCACAAGAGCTGTATCATTGAATGGACAACAAATTATACCACCAATAATTGAAGGCCCACCAGCGCTAGATGGACAACCTACGTATTACATTCCGGCACATACTGCTTCTATATCTGGACTAACTAATAGTGCTACTGGTATTACTCCCATAACATACGTGTGCAGCACTCCTATTCAAACTAGAAACTCATCAATCCAATATAATCCTAATAGAGGCTCTTGGGGATATCCTTCGTCGGTCATAGGAGACTTTCATTTTGATCCAAGAAGGAAGTCTGAAGCATATGAGCCTCGTCGACGTTCTAACTTTTTAGCCAACCAATACGATAGAGATcgaagaaatattattttaagtTGTTTCAGCAAACCTAATTCAAAGACCTTTGAAGCACCCaacaaatatattacaCATGTTAGAATCACGGAAGACCCAAATTATCCAAATATTAGACCTCCGCATGACTTAGGAGTtgaatatagaaaaaaccgaataataattataagtACAAAGCcatatgataaaaaaatagtagaAGTACATAAGGCTAAAGAAATCCAATCTGGAGTTTTCCGAATTGGTAGAACTTGGAAATTAGCTGAATTAacttcaattgaaaaagatgtCGACTCAGAAAATAGATTTATTTGTAGATTGTctaaaaattatcattggCAAACAAATAGTTCAAGAGAACGCAcaatatttgttaaatctCTAGTAAACATTTATATGCAGGCATTTGATGGCCATGTGCctgaattaataaattgggATCTTTCCACATTTTATTTAGACGAACGAACATACCAAAAAGCTCTGATCAAAGGGGGTAGTGATAGTAATTATTCTTCAACTAACTCTACCATCCAACCTTCCAAAAATAGTTCTccaataatgaaaaagacAACTCCACTaattattaagaaaaattctCCAAGGGCAACTCCAAGTATTATGCACTCAGTAAACGAATCatctaatttaaaaaaccCTATTCCCTCGGCATATATACCTAATTCAAACAGTTCTAGTAGCGGGAGTAATTATATCAAACACCTACAAGACTCTGAGAGTCCTACTGATACTAACCAGCATGACTCGTTATCTTCATATAGTTTCCTTCCAAGTGCTACTACTACGACTACTAATGAGGctcaaataaatagatCAAGAATACCATCTTCTATTGATCCGCTGCTAACCAATTCTGTTGAAAATACCGTTTTAGAGAATGATGATGGTGATGATGGTGACGAAAATGATGCTAGAAATCTTGATATACCTCGATATACCGCAAAAGTTGCTTCTCAAAAGGAGATTACAGGTTATAGATCATTAGGACTAATAGATAAAACTAGTAAACAGAAAGAAAATGACAAGAAGTTAGACACTTTTAAGGAAGCCattgaattagaagaatGTAAAAAGAAACTTGCCACCTTAAAATTGATGCAAAAACAGGAAGAACTTGAAATTGCCAGAAAAACCAAACAAATTGAAATGATGgcaaagagaaaaaaacaaaatgatCCCAAGGACAAAAAGAGtctagaagaagaatttataGCTCAACAAAAACTTCGAATacaggaaaaaaaatttgaagaagaattgaaaaaatatcaagagcaaatcaataaaaaaaaacttacTAACCTAAAACGAATTGATCgtataaagaaaaaagaagcCAATATTGAAAAGGACCGAAAGCTTGCTAAGTTAGGGAAAGAGAAGCCTCAAAAGCATGAAGAgacaaaattaaaagaaaaaaagttgaCATATAATGCTCAACaagaaaggaaaaaaaaagaagaattactTAAACAACAAATTGAGATCGAACGACTAAAGcttgaaaaacaaaatgttattgaaaaacaattaatagaggcagaaaaaagaattgagCTAGGTAACATAAAAAAAGCCAATATTTCTCCGGATATTTATTATGATGTTTATGAAAAGCCAGAATCTTTAATCGGAAATGAAGACTTTTCTAACGAAGAAcaatcaataaataatactgATGGGATGGAATATATACCTGGAGGACAATCTGAAGAAAGAGATGCTTTAAGAGACTACCGTTCAGTGGGTACTTCTGATTGTGacgatgaagatgaaacaACTGAAGAAAATTATGTATCACCAACCAATACATTACCTGCAAGCTCCTTAGGAAGATCTCCATCCGTCCAAAAGAGAAAATCCAAAAGTATTGACACAAATAGTATTCCCTTGAGTCATGTCAACACTGCAGAATACCTGTTAAATGGAGAAGTTGTTGAAAGTAAAAAATCTTTCCATAATCTCAGATCTATTGATAATTCTATCTCCAGTACTAAAAATGGAAGGAAATATGACGAAGAAATAGCAGAGGGCGATCCCTACAACAAAGATAATGATTATTTCTCAACTAGTAGAAGATATGGCACCAATAAAGAGTATTTATATGATCTTAAAACCGATGGGAAACCTTGTAAACTGGGAGATACGCGCCACCCCCAAAGTACAGCTGCTAATGATATTAACATGCTCATGAAACAAGATCTTTCACCTGACCCATCAATATCTGATGTAAATGAGGAAGTAATGAACCAATTAGCTAATGACTTGAACAATAACGACAAGTCTAGCTCTGTTCTTCTTTCCAGAGCCCTTTTCCAACAGGCAAAAAATGAACACTCTAAATCCAACACTAGCATGTCCACTTTGAAAGACCTCCAAGCTACTTTTCGCAAAAAACAGTCTCAGAGAGCATAA